In the Telopea speciosissima isolate NSW1024214 ecotype Mountain lineage chromosome 6, Tspe_v1, whole genome shotgun sequence genome, GGAGAGGGGCAAATTTTGAAACGGGTACAAGAGGAACGGTTTGAAAACTTTCTTGATAGACCAAACTCTCAGGTTCAACCAGGAAATAGTATAAGGTAGATATGCCTCTGAGGTTTTGATGCTTAGTGACCCTTCCAACCGAATACTTTATGAACTTTCGTGAGCAAAGATGTTTTGAGCTTACAACATGTCCTTACAGAATAAAGGCTCACAACTTCTACTGCCTCTGATTGGTCCTTCTAAAGGGTCAGGAGGGATCAAAGGGGAAATACTTTTGGACACCCTTGAGGGTTACTTTGCCTCGGGTGAAGAGAAAACGGCATCACACACTTTAGTTTTTCAGCTTGTTCTAGACAACTAGACGAAGGCAGGCGGGCAAGTGCTTGGCATGAATTTCTTTATGGGCAACTTTTCAACTTCGAAAGTGGTTGAAAAGGGAACCGTCAAACTGAAGTTCACCACGAGAACCTTAGATGCCTTAGTACATCAGTTGAGCATTTTCACTTAATCTCATGTGGATGTAGAATCATAGAATATCACATATCGTCTGGGGATGTGTCATGGAATGCACATATATGCTATGATCTTTCTTACTTGaaatgacacattttaaaacattgAGACCCACCTGCCAAAGTGAACAATATCATGTCATCAATGAGTCCGGGTTCATGGCacttcacacacacacacacattggAACAATTGTGGCATAATATCCTTGATACAGGGGCTCAATAATATTACCCCACTTCCTTCACTCAGCTAATCAAAAAGTGACAGATTTGACTAGAGCTGTTTAGCTTTAAGTTTTGGGTTATTGACATAACTTACTTCATTGTTTTCTTATGAAAATATATGCATAACATAACAAAATTGAGAGTCCAATCAAGTCAGATTATGTCTAAATTCTGTCCATGCCGACACAGCTACAACTTGCAAACCCATCATTTGTTTATACTAAGACTCTCAATTTAATGTCAAAATTATGTTTAATTAAAGTTAATTTAAACCAAGAAGATGAAGACAAATACAACTAATCCAGTGATCCTTCATTATTGAATCATAAGTTAAATCCCTTCCCTACTAGTGGTATTACAAGTTTCCTTTCACATATAAGCTATGTATATAACATGAATAGGAGATGGAGTTGATTGAGAAGATAGAACAGAAGATGAATAGCATGATTACGTGGTCCATGACATTTGGAAGTCAGAGCCACAATGACAGTCAAAGAGGCCATGTTGAGTGGAAGCAAGTGAAACCTCCATACCCTTCTCTCATCAACCTCTCCATCTCTTGTGCATCATATGCATTTGTCCCCTGCAACATAAACAATCCAAAATTTCATATTATTCCTTTTTACATATATAAATCACTAATTTCTCATTGTTCCCTCTCAGGTTTATTGATGAGAATTCCTTTTAGCATTCATTTTGTGTCACACTCAGTACAGTGACACAACATATGCCCACCAAAGGGTATCTTGGTAATTTGTAATAGGTTAACCCTGCGCATGCAGatttaaggctgcgtacattatgaccctgcCTAGACcctgtagtggcgggagccttgtgcactgggtacgccctttttagtTGAATTGGGAACCAAACCAATTATTCATAAACCTGTTTATTCATGTTTGGTTAACTATCCACTCACACCTAAGATTAGATAGAGGTGTTGAAGAAGCACCTGCATTGTTCCCAGGACTTCCATATCTGGGTTGTACTCATGGGCAGAACTTGCAGCAGAAAGCTTCATAGAAAGAAACTACAGAAGAAAAACAACACAAGAAGATAAAACTGATTAGAACTCAAATTGACTTTATATTCTCAATATGAaaatttctttagttttttcaATCTTAGCTCACCTCAACCTGATTCTGCAATGACTGAACATAATTGATGATCTCATCCAACATTACAGCCATTCCCATTGTCTGCAAATCAATTACtccaaattaagaaaaaaaataatgaaccaCCAAGTTCTtcagggaggggggggggggtgttggtcggggagaaaaaaagaaagaaagaaagaaagaaatcactAACAGAAAGAACGATATCATTTGGATGTACCTTGTAGCATCCGGGAACCAAGTCTTGCAAGCATCTGAGTCTCTCATTGATTTTTTCTCTCCTCACCTGACCCACAACAATGTGCCAGATTCAATTCCATTAGAATCCTTTCCTCAAGttacttttatgttttttttttcttttttaaaaatatatgtAGGACAGCAAAAGTACAGATAGGAATCATCTGCTTTCAGGATTCCATAATTAAGGGGAAAAGCAAAGGTTCCTCTGACAAACTTACCCTCTCTGCTATACTGTGGCTATCAGTAGCTTGGCCTCTTCTTGCTCTCACATGAATCACCTCCTTAGATTTCTCCCCTTCTTTGTCATTGCTTatccctctctttcctctccctaAGCTCTGCAAGTATTAGAATCAAACTAATATATGAACTCAGTTTCTCACAAAAGGAAGA is a window encoding:
- the LOC122664901 gene encoding transcription factor BEE 3-like; this encodes MDEFSGDSQRFKPFTFLDIDTNMELTNHFAEFNPNGLENLNLSLQSFMGFSSDNFFPQQQPEFAMQFADNLPGLYHSNGPNEAPIAHSIASAGDFVPECKKQKTMAVSESSSGNSSTPVSETGLNRNEKIKRKNSLGRGKRGISNDKEGEKSKEVIHVRARRGQATDSHSIAERVRREKINERLRCLQDLVPGCYKTMGMAVMLDEIINYVQSLQNQVEFLSMKLSAASSAHEYNPDMEVLGTMQGTNAYDAQEMERLMREGYGGFTCFHSTWPL